CCACTCTCTCTTTAAATCTTAGATTGGCTAAACAACTAAAAATGGTTAACtataaaaaaggaagaaaaatctATATGTAGATTTTATGTAGAAAAGTTGAGACAATCAATATaacaaataaaagataaagtacCTGACATTAGAGAGTTGAGAGTGAAATGAGAAGCAAAAGTTttggtgtgagagagagagagagaaagagagagagagagagagagagagatcatatCATGATGACTTTGTCATCTATCTTTATGCAAGGAATATGAGCTATCTTTCTCCAttcttttcccttcttgttcTCATACCTCTTCTTCAGAGAGGGGCATCTGGTGATGTTCGGGAAAGAAATAGATGCCGGAAAACCCTGTTTTGGCAGGAAGTCGAGACTATCACACCTTCCAATATATAGCTTTtgaagagaagagagatgttGAAGTCCATTTATGTCCAAAGATTTCAGACTTGATAGATAAGAGATTGCAAGAGTGTGAAGAGCGGTAAGAAGCAGCTGTTCCTTGAGCAACTTCTTCAACACATCCTCGCTGCTGATCTGAAATCTTTGAAGGGAGACAAGTCGTTGCAAACCCCAGTTCTCCACTGAAGGCCTCAGTTACTCACAATCTCTGTTATGAAATGTTTGTAGGTTGGGAGGCAAACCCCTTTCACCAAATGAcacaaattttggaagatcCCAGGTCCTCAATTTTTTAAGGGTGGTGCAGGCGTGCATATGTTTGGGCAATATCTTCATATTATCGATCCCCAGACTCCAATATGAAATTTTTGCTATCACGTCCCTTTTACATTGGCCAATCTTTCATTGTGCTCCCCAATCCATCCCCTCGGTGTCCTGGAGGAAAGACCGAAAAGATCTTGTAACTTGAAATGCAGAAAACAGGACAATTACAAAATTATAATTTGCATAATATGTATCTTCTACTTACTTTGTGTTAAGAGCCTCATCGCAGAGGAAATTTAAAAGCTTAAGGCATCATATCCATCCCCGCCTCCACTAAAACACTCTGCGGGCAGCTCCTTCAACCTTAGCGACCCTGGATGCAGAGATTAGGTTCTCCAAATCTTGGAACCATGATCGGTTGGTGCTTGCTTGCTCAAGAGACCTTAGAGAAAATAAAGTTGGCGTAAACCACATGAACTattttcaccatcaaagcttacTAAAGTACTTTATGCATAACTATAATATACGAGGTAGAGTGCTTACTAAAGTACTTTATAGCTATGAAATCGAACAATGGAGTACTGTTCACTTCGTCCACATCTTCCACGCGATAGTTCTCGAAGAACAGAGTCAGCTTGGGAcgtttcaattttaaaaaactagagtaaaaagaagaagaaaaaaatgagataGTACCTAAGAAAAGGTGcacaaaatcaattaaaacaagttTAGAGCAACATTTGAATCAAATATATGATACAACTAAAGTAAGAATTACCTCTCTAAAAGTTTCACAGAATTTCAAAATATTTCCCACATCCTCGGCAGCTAATGGTGCCCTGATGTAGGGGAAGCTCAAGATCAACCTTTCCGGTCTCAACGCGGTGTTCCTTGACCCTGTGACACCCTCTTGCAGCCTTGCCCTTGGCATCATTCTCATTCACAGCAGCAGCACCATCTCTGCCGAATTACAAGTTTCCATCAACTAGTCCTGCCTTCCTGGATCGAACTAATTCACAGATTCACTCTGATCAAGGGTGGTCTCCTTCCCTTGTTTGCTAGGTGAATCAACACAGATTGCCCGCCAACACTCGAGACCATAAGCCCTCTTAAACAGAACTAAAACCAACCAACAACAATAtcaatatgcattcaaaaagAAATCACTATAAtcaacaccaccaccatctcTGCTGCCAAATTCAACCACTTAAGTCTCAATATTCCTGGCCCACTCCTTGACTTTATGATGATTTCTCACTACCTTGCCATTGACATCCTTATTGCTCATAGCAGCATTGACATCCTTATTGCTCATAGCAGCAGAACCATCTCTGCTGCCATAACAAATTTCCATCAGCTCTTCCTGCTCAAGTAACATGATGTACTGACTTCCAACAAGCTCAAGCATGAGGGCAGTGCTCCAAAGAAACCTGGCTCTCATTTTTGTTTTGTGGTCATCGTCACCCATTCTCACTCCATCAGCTGTGTTTGTGCAAAAACATATCTGCACCCATTCGAACATGGCAGCAGCATGAAGAGAATATGAAAAGGCATGCTGcttttattgaaaaaaagaagagtATATGAGTAAAACATCATTAGAAGGGTTACCTATCcaattgaaggagaatcatattcaTGCCACACTGCAGGAGAACCATTCATGGACAACTAATTGATGGATGTTAAAATCGTTGGCCTTTGATAATTCAATATTTACAGTTCAACAGTTTGCTATCTACATCAGAGAAGCCGACAAACACGTTAGTGACATAATCTTGCCCTGAAAGCATAGTTGAATTTCACTGTTAAGATTTGACTAATATATAAGCCTAAATGATTAAAGAAAAATTCTACAGATAGATGTAACATATTTACAAAAGCCTTAGGAATCATGCCTTCACATTTGTCCTTACTTTCCCCACTTTATCATCGCAATCAATCTCTGAAAGTGGGAACAAAATTTAGACATGATTTGACATGGAAAGATAGCAATGTGAAAGTTTTAGTGGGAGCAGAGTAGTAATCACTTGAGGTGTACCAAGatgcaaaataataagaaaatttaGGAACCAGTTTTCCTGAATTTCTTATTCCTAAAATATTGAGTAAACAACTCTagtaaacaaattcaaattttacttgtgatggaaaaaaaaaatatatatatatatatatatcaaagtcCTTCACAAGAATTAGAGGCAAAGAAAAGCTTGTGTGGAGTTTTACCTTCACGTGGTTTCGCCCACTTCCATTCGTCATCAAATTGAAAAATTGCTTGTTTCTTCTCATCGATATTGAATGCAGATGTCAACTCAAGCGCATTCCTTTTTCATACCTTGTCTCAGAAAGATACCTTAAATTCAAAGTTGAAGATACTATAAATTAATGAGTGATCTAAGAAAACAAGCATATATCTCAGTGGAACCTAATTAGCACAGCTTCTTCAAATTAAATTCCAGTTTGTTACGCGTTCAAGTTTGACAATCTGGATCTTTTCCTTATCTTAAGATGAATGTGCATTCTACCACACTCAAATCATATCAGCatgagaaaggaaaaaaacatcATCCAGGGTTACCTCATATTCTTGACAGATAGCCATGGCATGATTCGACAACTAGTAATTTATGTAAGCAAACACATGTTGCCCTTGGATGATATTGTCCTGAAATTTAAAGGACCATGTTTTTGTTAGATTACCGTAgttgaattaaaaaattaaaaactgactgattaactaattaattaaactaagtaaaagTATAGATGACAGTAAACAATTGAAGAGAAAGTTTTACAGAATCTGAACATAGTGTTATGCACGTACCAGACTTTGACTTGAGATCTCAAATGATGACTTGATCATCGATCTTGATGAAAGGAATGTGAGCTATCTTGCTCCACTCTTGTCCCGTCTTCTTCTGACACCTCTTCTTCAGGGAAGAACACTTTTCGATGCTCAGAAAAGAGAGCGATGCCGGCAAACCCTCTTTTGGCAGGAATTCGAGACTATCCCACCACCCAATTTTGAGCTCTTGAAGAGAAGTGAGGTGTTGAAGTCCCTTTCCCTCCAAAGATTTCAGGCTTTTCATTTCACCGATTGCGAGAGTGTGAAGAGTGGTAGGGAGCAGCTGTTCCTTGAGCACCGTCTCCAACACATCCTCGCTTCCTGAGCTATCAAATGTTCGAAGGGAGACAATTCGTTGCAAACCCCAGTACTCCACTGAAGGCCTCAGTTTCTCACAACGACTGATTCGAAATGATTGTAGGTTGGGAGGCAAACCCCCTTCTGCAAATGACTCAACATTTGGAAGTTCGTGTAAACTCAGGTCTCGAAGGGCGGTGAGGGTGTGTATTCGGCCGGGCAATAACTTCAAATTCTCGCATCTCTGGACTACAAATCGAGCCAGTTTGGGAGTGGGCAATCCCCCGTGGGGAAAAGAGACCAGATTTGGACAGCAAGAGGTCCAGAGATCGTCGAGATGAGTGAGATTTTCGTCATCAGCTCCTTCTCCAATGGCAAGGGATTCTAGACTTTTACTGCCCCAGATACTAAGATATGAAAGTTTGGGGAAAACGCCCAGCGGGAAGGACCTCAGTGAATCACAGCTGTAGACCAAATCCAAATGTCGAAGGGATGTCAATTTGGCCATCATCTCATGAGATAGGAATTCTAATCTCctgcatttttttatttcaagatATGTCAACGAAGTGGGTAGACCATTTCTCGGGAACGACAAGAGTGACGCGCAGTTAACGAGCCTCAAACTTCCAAGACAGCTGCTGAAGTGCGGCTGCAAGCAATCTGGGCGACTAAAAAATTGAATCTCAAGATTCCAAAGCGAGCACAGCGACTCCGTCTCTAGTAACGAAGAGAGACCAGGGCATCTAACGATCTTCAGTTGTTTAAGAGATTGTCGCAAGGACTCCGTGTTGACGATGAGAGACCAAGGTATCCATCTTGTTCTGGTAGCCCTTTCATGTAGAACCCCGCAGTCTGACACCCGAAGCTTTCTCAATGAAGGAAGATGATCGGGCAAGTTTCCCTTCAGCTTCGGACACTTCCCTAAAATGAGCACCTCAAGACGAGGAAAGTCAGGAGATTGACCTCTACCTGGACTCGACAGCCATTCCTCCCACTCCGGCATCTCTTTGAACTCTAGCTTCTTGAGAGATTGAAATGGTTGACTTAGAGAAGCTCCATTACCCCCGTAGAACTCGACACCAATACTCACGACTAATTTCATCCTTTCTATATAGAGCTCCTTGAGAGCGGGAAGCCGCCCAACCGGTGGCAATGAGAAGCAAGTACCACAATCACTAATACGCATGACTTGTATGTTGGCGAAGGAAGAGTCACCCAACCAATCCGGAAAGctggttccaccataaaatttGATGGTCAGCTTCACCAGATTTGCAGAAGGTTGTAGGCTTTCAAGTACGTGTCTCTCTTTTATGGAATCATTTGCTTCCTCACGACCCCATGCCAACTCTACTTCGTTGAGATCTTTCTTATCCTTCAAATTGGCCCCCAAGGCATCTATAGGATTGACGACATTTTGTAGATTCAAGATAGAGAGGTTTCCTCGAAGGTTCGACAATTGCCCCAATTCACCAATGCCACCCGACCTAGTAGATTCCCCCAACACAAAAGCAGTCAATGTTCTCAAACTTTTTAGTCTACCCATTTGCACCGGCATCTCTTTTATACAAGTTCCACTAATATCAAGATGACGCAAATTAATCAATTTCCTCATGTCTGCAGGCAATTCAACAAGAGAGGAACAACCGACCAACAATAGAGTTTGCAAATTGTAGAGAGTACACATCGTATCTGGTAACTTTTTAACTGCAGTGTGAGAGAGATCAATGTAGCGCAagtttaagtgtttaccaatgTTATCAGGTAATTGCGTGATATTTTTATATCTTGACAGTGACAACACCCGTAAACATTTTAGGGCTGGTAATAAATCATCTAGAACCTTTATGCTTACATAAAGGCTCTTATCCCACTCATAGTATGGTCTTAAAGACATAGGAAAGAAGGTGCGCAAACACTTAATTTCATCCAATGACTTAAATCTTGCAGCAGTATCAAATCTTCCTCTCATATATGACAAATGCCGAACTTTTTTAGGAACTTCAACATGTGGCTCTCCATCCAACCTACAACAAAATTCTCCAGACACAGACACAGCCAAGTCGTTAATGAGATCATGCATTGTGAAACTTGATTTCCATGATCTTTGAAGTAGTGATCGTGACAATAGTTCATCCAAGTATCTCTcaccaagctcttccaatccttTACCACTCTCATCTTGTGGAATTAAACCCACTGCCATCCAAAGTAGAATTATATATTCCTTTTCTAATTCATAGTCCTTTGGGAAAATTGAGAGATAagcaaagcattgttttaaatAAGTAGGGAGATAATGGTAACTCAATCTTAAAGATGGAAGAACACTTTTATCATGCAGTGTCTCCCAAAGATTGTTGTTCAATATGTGACACCACTCCTTGTAACCTACATTACAACCTAAGAGACCCCCAAGTGCTTTTGCAGCTAAAGGAAGACCGTTGCACTTGCGTGCAATTTGCTTACCAATTTCTTCCAAGTCTGGATGCGCACTAGGATTTTCATTTCTAAATGCA
This region of Malus domestica chromosome 07, GDT2T_hap1 genomic DNA includes:
- the LOC103413732 gene encoding putative disease resistance RPP13-like protein 1, with translation MAGALIGEAFLSASIQTLCDKIASGDFLDFSRGKKLDHSLLERLKLTFLALDAVLDDAEEKQIEKPRVKKWLDELKHAVFDAEDLLAEIDAEALQSRVEAEEYQTKTTSQVWNFFSTSLNPFYQGMNGRIQELFQKVEHLAKQIDLLGLKGGVKEKVSQKTPTTSFVGHDFSACGREGDKKKLKRMLLSDDASSSHISVIPIVGMGGVGKTTLAQLLYNDKNIKEHFDVTAWACVSEDFDAMRVTKTLIESIISKPCIFQDSLLQVELREQVREKKFLFVLDDLWNDDYSAWDLVRAPFTYGARGSKVIVTTRNKSVASIVHTGPIHYLEQLSHEDCWLLLRKHAFRNENPSAHPDLEEIGKQIARKCNGLPLAAKALGGLLGCNVGYKEWCHILNNNLWETLHDKSVLPSLRLSYHYLPTYLKQCFAYLSIFPKDYELEKEYIILLWMAVGLIPQDESGKGLEELGERYLDELLSRSLLQRSWKSSFTMHDLINDLAVSVSGEFCCRLDGEPHVEVPKKVRHLSYMRGRFDTAARFKSLDEIKCLRTFFPMSLRPYYEWDKSLYVSIKVLDDLLPALKCLRVLSLSRYKNITQLPDNIGKHLNLRYIDLSHTAVKKLPDTMCTLYNLQTLLLVGCSSLVELPADMRKLINLRHLDISGTCIKEMPVQMGRLKSLRTLTAFVLGESTRSGGIGELGQLSNLRGNLSILNLQNVVNPIDALGANLKDKKDLNEVELAWGREEANDSIKERHVLESLQPSANLVKLTIKFYGGTSFPDWLGDSSFANIQVMRISDCGTCFSLPPVGRLPALKELYIERMKLVVSIGVEFYGGNGASLSQPFQSLKKLEFKEMPEWEEWLSSPGRGQSPDFPRLEVLILGKCPKLKGNLPDHLPSLRKLRVSDCGVLHERATRTRWIPWSLIVNTESLRQSLKQLKIVRCPGLSSLLETESLCSLWNLEIQFFSRPDCLQPHFSSCLGSLRLVNCASLLSFPRNGLPTSLTYLEIKKCRRLEFLSHEMMAKLTSLRHLDLVYSCDSLRSFPLGVFPKLSYLSIWGSKSLESLAIGEGADDENLTHLDDLWTSCCPNLVSFPHGGLPTPKLARFVVQRCENLKLLPGRIHTLTALRDLSLHELPNVESFAEGGLPPNLQSFRISRCEKLRPSVEYWGLQRIVSLRTFDSSGSEDVLETVLKEQLLPTTLHTLAIGEMKSLKSLEGKGLQHLTSLQELKIGWWDSLEFLPKEGLPASLSFLSIEKCSSLKKRCQKKTGQEWSKIAHIPFIKIDDQVII